One stretch of Siphonobacter curvatus DNA includes these proteins:
- a CDS encoding 7-carboxy-7-deazaguanine synthase QueE — translation MMTMPQVLTPATTLPVMESFYTLQGEGFHAGKSAYFIRLGGCEVGCHWCDVKESWDASLHPSFGIDSIVAGALQYPGRMAVITGGEPLMHDLTDLTAALQIAGFQTNIETSGVYAVTGSWDWICFSPKKFKEPHSDIYERADELKVIIYNKSDFEFAEEHASRLQTDAQLLLQPEWSKRDVMLPQIIDYVKDNPKWRVSLQTHKYMNIP, via the coding sequence ATGATGACTATGCCCCAAGTGCTTACCCCCGCTACGACACTACCCGTGATGGAATCCTTTTATACGCTGCAGGGCGAAGGCTTTCACGCGGGAAAATCCGCTTATTTTATTCGTCTGGGCGGTTGTGAAGTGGGTTGCCACTGGTGTGATGTGAAAGAAAGCTGGGATGCCAGCCTGCATCCTTCCTTTGGTATTGACTCCATTGTTGCGGGTGCTCTTCAGTACCCCGGACGGATGGCCGTGATTACCGGCGGCGAACCGCTCATGCATGACTTGACGGACTTAACCGCTGCTCTCCAAATCGCCGGATTCCAGACCAATATCGAAACCTCCGGCGTGTACGCCGTGACGGGTTCCTGGGACTGGATCTGTTTTTCCCCGAAAAAATTCAAGGAACCGCATTCCGATATTTATGAGCGGGCTGACGAGCTAAAAGTAATTATCTATAACAAATCGGATTTTGAATTTGCCGAGGAACATGCCTCGCGGCTTCAAACGGATGCCCAGCTCTTGTTGCAACCCGAATGGAGTAAACGTGACGTGATGCTGCCCCAAATCATTGACTACGTCAAGGACAATCCAAAGTGGCGGGTTTCGTTACAAACGCATAAGTACATGAATATTCCGTAA